The following are encoded together in the Actinobacillus lignieresii genome:
- the slyD gene encoding peptidylprolyl isomerase, with protein MKIAKNVVPSIAYQVRTQDGVLVDEAPVNQPLEYLHGHNNLVEGLEKALEGKAVGDVFEVRVKPEEGYGEYNENMVQRVPKDVFMGVDELEVGMRFIADTDLGPLPVVITEVDGDEVVVDGNHMLAGQELLFSVEVVATREATLEEIAHGHIHSGHEHEGCCGGHGEEGGCGCGGHHH; from the coding sequence GTTCCAAGCATTGCTTACCAAGTTCGTACGCAAGACGGTGTGTTAGTTGATGAAGCGCCGGTAAACCAACCGTTAGAATATTTACACGGTCATAATAATCTTGTTGAAGGTTTAGAAAAAGCACTTGAAGGCAAAGCAGTAGGTGATGTTTTTGAAGTTCGCGTTAAACCGGAAGAAGGTTACGGCGAATACAATGAAAACATGGTTCAACGCGTACCGAAAGACGTCTTTATGGGTGTTGATGAATTAGAAGTCGGTATGCGTTTTATCGCAGATACCGATTTAGGTCCGTTACCGGTTGTTATCACTGAAGTGGACGGTGACGAAGTGGTGGTGGACGGTAACCATATGTTAGCCGGTCAAGAATTACTCTTCTCTGTTGAAGTGGTTGCAACCCGTGAAGCGACATTAGAAGAAATCGCACACGGTCATATTCATTCCGGTCATGAACACGAAGGTTGCTGCGGCGGTCACGGTGAAGAAGGCGGTTGCGGTTGTGGCGGTCACCACCACTAA